Proteins encoded together in one Pseudomonas sp. ADAK13 window:
- a CDS encoding LysR family transcriptional regulator, whose product MSVQWSLEQMRLFVSVAEQRSFSAVARDQRRAQSAVSNGIAMLEADLGVSLFDRSSGRQPRLTEAGTALLEEAREVLRQCERLNGRALSLMRGEEARLRLAQDEAMLYQPVLDSLESLAGKFPSLEVQLSSAAQGDVARKLVERKADLGLLFYHDQIPEALERRVLGSVEMVTVCGISHPMAREKFVDCQRLAQFRQLLMATQTSVYPGSEAASPQVWRADSFYVLAEWLARGLGWAWLPRHVVQYPAYQNQMVELNSEWTPPALVVELVWRRDEPLGPAARFLAERFAECLQAID is encoded by the coding sequence ATGAGCGTGCAGTGGAGTCTTGAGCAAATGCGCCTGTTTGTCAGCGTCGCCGAGCAGCGTTCATTTTCGGCGGTGGCGCGGGACCAGCGCCGGGCACAGTCGGCAGTCAGCAATGGGATTGCCATGTTGGAGGCGGACCTGGGCGTGTCCCTGTTTGATCGCAGCAGCGGCCGCCAGCCCCGCTTGACCGAGGCCGGCACCGCGTTGCTCGAAGAGGCGCGGGAAGTCTTGCGCCAGTGTGAACGCCTGAATGGCCGTGCGTTGTCGTTGATGCGGGGGGAAGAAGCCCGCCTGCGCCTGGCCCAGGATGAGGCCATGCTCTATCAGCCGGTGCTCGACAGCCTCGAATCGCTGGCGGGAAAATTTCCCAGCCTGGAGGTGCAGTTGTCCAGCGCCGCCCAAGGCGATGTCGCGCGCAAACTGGTGGAGCGCAAGGCGGATCTGGGCCTGCTGTTCTACCACGACCAAATCCCCGAAGCGTTGGAGCGCCGGGTGCTGGGCAGCGTGGAGATGGTGACCGTGTGCGGTATCAGTCATCCCATGGCCAGGGAAAAGTTCGTGGATTGCCAGCGCCTGGCACAGTTTCGCCAGTTGCTGATGGCGACCCAGACCAGCGTGTATCCCGGAAGCGAGGCCGCCAGCCCGCAAGTGTGGCGCGCTGATAGCTTCTACGTGCTGGCCGAATGGCTGGCACGTGGGCTGGGTTGGGCCTGGCTGCCACGGCATGTGGTGCAGTACCCGGCCTATCAGAACCAGATGGTCGAACTGAACAGTGAATGGACCCCGCCGGCACTGGTGGTGGAGTTGGTGTGGCGTCGCGATGAGCCGCTTGGCCCGGCCGCGCGTTTCCTCGCCGAACGTTTTGCCGAGTGCTTGCAGGCGATCGACTGA
- a CDS encoding DMT family transporter yields MNAAYYYLAIAICSEVIATVSMKAIKGFSTPIPLLLVIVGYGVAFWMLTLVVRTVPVGVAYAVWAGMGIVMVSIAALFIYGQKLDIPAMLGMALIVLGVVVIQLFSKTAGH; encoded by the coding sequence ATGAACGCCGCCTACTATTACCTGGCCATTGCCATTTGCTCGGAAGTGATCGCCACCGTCTCCATGAAAGCGATCAAGGGTTTCAGCACGCCGATCCCGCTGTTGCTGGTGATCGTCGGTTACGGCGTGGCCTTCTGGATGCTCACGCTGGTGGTGCGCACCGTGCCGGTGGGCGTCGCGTATGCGGTGTGGGCCGGGATGGGTATCGTGATGGTCAGCATCGCCGCGCTGTTTATCTACGGGCAGAAACTAGATATCCCGGCGATGCTGGGGATGGCCCTGATTGTGCTCGGGGTGGTGGTGATTCAGCTGTTCTCGAAAACCGCCGGGCACTGA
- a CDS encoding NAD(P)/FAD-dependent oxidoreductase — MPSVISTDVLIVGAGVAGLWLNARLRRQGFSTVLVESATLGGGQSVKSQGIIHGGAKYALHGALTGASEAIADMPRRWREALAGNGELDLSGVRLLSEAHYLWSPGTIAGNLTSFFASKAVRGRVDQVKGDDLPPALQDRRFKGKVYRLAELVIDVPSLIERLAQLAGDGLLAGEQIEPLMEDGTLVGLKVDGREIRAQRIVLSAGGGTADLLSALGLSQPAMQRRPLHMIIAKGPGLKPLYAHCLGGGTKPRITVTTHPAADGNWVWYLGGDIAEAEGVARTPEQQIATAQKELAQLLPWIDMSQTRWATLRVDRAEPLQSGLTRPDNAFLAEQDRLLVGWPTKLALAPDFADRVIHALERDGITPGTPEKLPELPKPKIAQPAWEQLLP, encoded by the coding sequence ATGCCATCCGTTATTTCCACCGACGTTCTGATTGTCGGCGCCGGGGTTGCCGGCCTCTGGCTCAATGCGCGCCTGCGTCGCCAGGGCTTTTCCACGGTGCTGGTAGAAAGCGCCACCCTCGGTGGCGGGCAGAGCGTGAAGTCCCAGGGGATCATCCACGGCGGTGCGAAATACGCGCTGCACGGCGCCCTCACCGGCGCCTCGGAAGCCATCGCCGACATGCCCCGCCGCTGGCGCGAAGCTCTGGCGGGCAACGGCGAACTGGACCTTTCGGGCGTGCGCCTGCTGTCCGAGGCCCACTATCTGTGGTCGCCGGGCACTATCGCCGGCAACCTCACCAGTTTCTTCGCCAGCAAGGCCGTGCGTGGCCGCGTCGACCAGGTAAAGGGCGACGACCTGCCACCGGCCCTGCAAGACCGCCGCTTCAAGGGCAAGGTCTATCGCCTGGCCGAGTTGGTGATCGACGTCCCAAGCCTGATCGAACGCCTAGCGCAACTGGCCGGCGACGGCCTGCTGGCCGGTGAACAGATCGAACCGTTGATGGAAGACGGCACACTGGTCGGCCTGAAGGTCGATGGCCGCGAGATCCGCGCCCAGCGTATCGTGCTCAGCGCCGGTGGCGGCACTGCTGACTTGCTCAGTGCCCTGGGCCTGAGCCAGCCCGCCATGCAACGCCGACCGCTGCACATGATCATCGCCAAGGGCCCCGGCCTGAAGCCGCTGTACGCCCACTGCCTGGGCGGCGGCACCAAGCCGCGCATCACCGTGACCACGCACCCCGCTGCCGATGGCAACTGGGTGTGGTACCTGGGCGGCGATATTGCCGAGGCCGAAGGTGTGGCCCGTACCCCGGAGCAACAGATCGCCACCGCCCAAAAAGAGCTGGCCCAACTGCTGCCCTGGATCGACATGAGCCAGACCCGGTGGGCCACCCTGCGCGTGGACCGCGCCGAGCCGTTACAGTCGGGGCTGACCCGCCCGGACAACGCCTTCCTCGCCGAACAGGACCGCCTGCTGGTGGGCTGGCCGACCAAGCTGGCATTGGCACCGGATTTCGCCGATCGGGT